The proteins below come from a single Afipia felis ATCC 53690 genomic window:
- a CDS encoding crotonase/enoyl-CoA hydratase family protein, whose protein sequence is MPDHIVVTDEESIRIIKLRRPEKKNALTQGMYDAMRHAIDTAQNNPDIRCMVFTGGAGVFTAGNDLEDFQKAGAGQPRPISAVKFMYSLVQNTKPIVAAVDGIAIGIGTTMMFHCDYVVASTAASFSTPFIHLGLVPEGASSLLAPMTMGYQRAFSMLLMGRPVSAEDAERAGFVNDVVAPGHAEVEALKVARDICALPAEALATSRKLLRPPSEELLRRIDQESHLFGERLSSPEAVAAFAAFFARK, encoded by the coding sequence ATGCCCGACCACATCGTTGTCACTGACGAGGAATCGATTCGCATCATCAAGCTGCGGCGGCCGGAAAAAAAGAACGCGCTCACGCAAGGCATGTACGACGCGATGCGTCATGCCATCGACACCGCGCAGAACAATCCGGATATCCGCTGCATGGTGTTCACAGGCGGTGCCGGCGTCTTCACCGCCGGCAATGATCTCGAGGATTTCCAGAAAGCGGGCGCGGGCCAGCCGCGACCGATCAGCGCCGTCAAATTCATGTACTCGCTGGTGCAGAACACCAAGCCTATCGTCGCCGCCGTCGACGGCATCGCGATCGGCATCGGCACAACAATGATGTTCCATTGCGACTATGTGGTCGCGAGCACCGCAGCGTCGTTCTCGACTCCCTTCATTCATCTCGGGCTCGTCCCCGAAGGTGCGTCGAGCCTGCTCGCACCGATGACGATGGGCTATCAGCGCGCGTTTTCAATGCTGCTGATGGGCCGCCCCGTCAGCGCCGAGGACGCCGAACGGGCAGGCTTCGTCAACGACGTCGTCGCGCCCGGCCATGCCGAGGTCGAGGCGCTCAAGGTCGCGCGCGATATCTGCGCGCTGCCCGCCGAGGCGCTGGCGACCTCGCGAAAATTATTGCGGCCGCCGTCGGAAGAACTCTTGCGCCGGATCGATCAGGAGAGTCATCTGTTCGGCGAGCGGCTCTCCTCGCCGGAGGCTGTTGCCGCATTCGCAGCATTTTTCGCGCGTAAATAA
- a CDS encoding exodeoxyribonuclease VII small subunit: protein MATNTQADIKTMTFERAIEELETIVKRLEDGKVPLEESVAIYERGETLKRRCEELLRLAEARVDKITTDATGAPVGTEPLDVR from the coding sequence ATGGCCACCAACACCCAAGCCGACATCAAGACGATGACGTTCGAGCGCGCAATCGAGGAACTCGAAACCATCGTCAAGCGTCTGGAAGACGGCAAGGTGCCGCTGGAAGAATCGGTCGCGATTTACGAGCGTGGCGAAACGCTGAAGCGCCGCTGTGAGGAACTGTTGCGGCTCGCCGAGGCACGCGTGGACAAGATCACCACGGACGCCACCGGCGCGCCCGTGGGCACCGAGCCGCTCGACGTGCGCTGA
- a CDS encoding histone deacetylase family protein has translation MSTLLLTHTASSLNHKVSEGHPERPDRIRAMEKALSQDIFKPLVREEAPMGDIETVKLCHDESYVDEIREMSPKQGIVYIDGDTMMSPGTWEAAMRGVGGANAGVDAVVSGKAQNVFVGTRPCGHHAERNRAMGFCIFDQAAIAARYAQTKHGIGRVAVVDFDVHHGNGSQDIFWADPTVMYCSTHQMPLFPGTGATQERGEHDTIVNAPMHPGDGGTIFRQAFEGVILPQLQKFSPELIIISAGFDAHWRDPLANIQLDEKDFGWVTKKLMDVADKSAGGRIVSVLEGGYDLQGLHDSIVEHVSALMGH, from the coding sequence ATGTCTACTCTTTTGCTCACGCATACCGCTTCCTCCCTCAATCACAAGGTGAGCGAAGGCCATCCGGAGCGTCCCGACCGCATCCGCGCGATGGAGAAGGCGCTGAGCCAGGACATCTTCAAGCCCTTAGTGCGCGAAGAGGCGCCGATGGGCGACATCGAGACCGTGAAGCTGTGCCACGATGAAAGCTATGTCGACGAAATCCGCGAGATGTCGCCGAAACAGGGCATCGTCTATATCGACGGCGACACCATGATGTCGCCCGGCACCTGGGAAGCAGCAATGCGCGGCGTCGGCGGCGCCAATGCCGGCGTCGATGCTGTCGTCAGCGGCAAGGCACAGAACGTCTTCGTCGGCACCCGCCCCTGCGGTCATCATGCCGAACGCAACCGCGCAATGGGCTTCTGCATCTTCGATCAGGCCGCGATCGCTGCGCGCTATGCGCAGACCAAGCATGGCATCGGCCGCGTCGCCGTGGTCGATTTCGACGTGCACCACGGCAACGGTTCGCAGGACATCTTCTGGGCCGACCCCACCGTGATGTACTGTTCTACGCACCAGATGCCGCTGTTTCCCGGCACAGGCGCAACACAGGAGCGCGGCGAGCACGACACCATCGTCAACGCGCCGATGCATCCGGGCGACGGTGGCACGATATTCCGTCAGGCATTCGAGGGCGTGATCCTGCCGCAGCTTCAGAAATTCTCGCCCGAACTCATCATCATCTCCGCAGGCTTCGACGCGCACTGGCGCGATCCGCTCGCCAACATCCAGCTCGACGAAAAGGATTTCGGGTGGGTGACGAAGAAATTGATGGACGTCGCCGACAAGAGCGCAGGCGGACGAATCGTCTCCGTGCTTGAAGGCGGCTACGATCTGCAGGGTCTGCACGATTCGATCGTCGAGCATGTCAGCGCCCTGATGGGGCACTGA